The sequence below is a genomic window from Zygosaccharomyces rouxii strain CBS732 chromosome D complete sequence.
TTTTCGGATGTACGCCTTTCAAATCATCTAATACCAATGAAACTTTCTGcaacattttgaaaaatgagGTTAATTTTCCCAATAGCAATGACATTGGAAGATCttgtaaagatttgatcaaaaaattattaATTAAGAACGAACTAAAGCGTTTAGGTTCTAAGATGGGAGCTGCAGACATCAAGAGACAtccattcttcaaaaaagtTCAGTGGTCCTTTTTGAGAAACCAAGAACCACCATTGATTCCAGTTTTAACGGATGACGGCTACGATTTGACCAAATTATACGCGAACAAGAATAAAGGCAACGGACCTTCCAATGGTATGAGCTCATTTGAAAAGCTTGAACGTAACAtgtttgaagaaactgtGGAATACGACGATCAAGTATCAGACACCGATCCATTCCATGATTTCAACTCCATGAGTCTCATGAAACAGGACAATAATTCATTAATTTACGGTGACAGCAACTCCTACGGTAAAATATCGTACACTCCTAATTCAAATAGGTCAAGGAGTAACAGTCATAAGggctttttcaaaaggtaGCAATATAGGAAGgataaaaatttagaaaagtTACAATAAAATACAATATCAGTGTCAACATATGAATATCAACATCAATAAGggaaaaatggtataacaaaatttttttaacaaaaaataaaaaaaaaagagatgaattCTAAATTAAATGGGGGACATAGGAGGGCTTAAAgtgtattattattcttacTTGTTCTCATAACGGCCGTCATTTAAAAcatattattattacaatCACTATCGTCATCATGAGCATCAGTCTATACTgttttactattattattgttttgatttttttttttagttgAATAATACCAGTGTCCCGGCTGCCTTGTAGACGTTCTTATTATCAAACTGGTAAAGATCAAGGAGTTGAGAAAAATGTGTATGAACAACCAAAGATGAGAGTGAGATCTATATTACGCTTGTTAGCATGATCGATACATCTATAACAACTATTTTGCATTTAAATCTATTAGCTTCGCGACTTTTTGATTCATCGAAATTGATGGGCTCGATAGaatcttcttgattctCCAAGacaattccaaattttgaatacGCTCATAATCAGCTCTCATATGTTCTGAAATTTCATAGGCTCTGTTTATAATGTCTCTATCAAGGTTAGCCAATCTGGCAACATTTAAACCATAAGAATTATGTGCAAATccttctttcaatttgtaaagAAATACTACACTGGGCCAATTTTCACCTGGTTTCCTCTCTTCCACAAAATCCATATGGTAATGTCGCAGTATGGCAGGATTGGGTAATCCTGACATGGAGTAATGAGTcgtgaaaagaataaaaggACATCCATTCATAGTTAAAAAATACTGCAGAACAGTAAAGGCAATAGCCTTACCATCTTCAGTGGAAGTCCCTCTACCCACTTCATCTAACAGTAGTAGTGAGTTACTTGTGCTATTCTTAATAATCTGCATGACCTCTAATAGCTCCACTTTGAAAGTGGATTCACCACGAAGTAAGTTGTCATAGGCTCCAATTCTTGTGAATATATTATCAAAAATGCTTAATTCCAAATGATCTGCAGGAACAAATGATCCAATTTGAGCAAGCAGGACTAAAAATGCCACTTGCCTGACGTACGAAGATTTACCACCCATATTAGGACCAGTTATAATGAGAACTTTACCATCCTTCTCTGACATCTTAATATCATTGGAAACATAATTAACATCGAGAGATTCAATGACAGGGTTCCGTGCGTTGACGGCATTAATGCATTGCTTCTCATCCGTAAAAATGGGACGAACATAATTTGCATTACATGAAGTGGCTGCTAACGCTAGTAAAGAGTCATAATTTCCGATGTTACGgataaattttttcaatggttGATATTCTTTAGTGATCTTTTGTAAAAACCTTCTATATTCTGCTTCCGCTTCATTGTATAACATGTCCTTGTGGTACTGCAATCTTTCCACCAATTTTATAGTAATTGGAGTGTGAAATCTGCTTACCATCTTAGTGTTATTAACCTTGACCCAGTCAGGGGGTAAATTTTTAAGTTGAGAATTCCTCACTTCAATCAAATATTCAACTTCATCCTTATATTTTAGGTAGGGACGACCCAGCATCTTTTGAACTCTATGTAACTCTTCAGTCAATTCATCCTGAACGGCCCCGATCTCCCTCTGTCGCTGGATGATAACTTCAGAATTATCGTAGTTGTTtaagttgaaaaatccTGTGACGTGCTTTTCCATGTCCTTTTCCATTACTGCAGATACGTTTATCATGGACATCAAATAAGgcattggtgaattatcCAAAAAATCTGCCATTTCTTGGAAGAGTGTGGCCAATAATTTTGACCTATGATAGAGAGCACCATTTGAAGATCTGATCTCAGAGTTAATGTAAACAGAGTGGGCAGAAAAATGCCCTCCAAATAGTGACAACTGCTTGAGAAAAAAGTAGACTTCTTTACGAGAAGTTCTACCATATGCAATGCGATTTAAAGTTCTTAGTAGATCTGGGGTATTTTTGAGGAGTTGATTCAATGATTCAAAGAACAGCTTgttgatttcttctttaacacATTCAACGGCATCCAACCGATCTTCTATATCAGTTCTGTTTAACAGAGGTTTCGAAATCCATTCCCTCAATTGTCTATAACCAAATGCCGTCCTTGTGTGATCCAAAACCCAAAATAGAGATCCTTTACCACTACCATTTGTGAAAATGTCCAGACTTTCCAATGCATTAGAATTGAGTAACATGTGAGCCTTTGAGGAAAATGGCTTATAATTAGAGGCAATTAATAGAAGTTCTTCATTCTTATAATCCTCCAGACAGCCAAACAATGCTGATATAAGTTTGAAAGTTTCAGCGGGTAAATTCAGATGCTGTTTTAGTCCTTCTAATTGCGGTAAAACTGTCTCTTTCCGGTCCTCTATTCTAAGAGAGTCGTTATTTGCTCTCTGAAGCACCTTTGTAACTGCATCTGGTAAGTTTCGATACGTTATAAGTTCAACAGgttccaaatatttcatcCTAAGTTCCAGTTGACTTGTACTATGCTTCTGTTCTTCGAACTCGTCATGAATCACTTCACCATTGTTAAGATCAACAGAGACTAACCAGTAATGGTATGTACCATCATCATGACATTCTACATCCAATGCCCAAATACTACTGGTATCACCCAAGATACGTTTTTTATCGGACTCAACGGTATTATTGATACCATAGGTAGCCTTTGACACCGTAGTAGTCACCTTACGTTCAAAAACGGTACTTTTCAGAGAATCAGCagaatatttttttaatgcGCTAGTTTCAACCTGTTCTACTATACcaactttcaaatttcGAGTAACCAGTCTCACAAGATGTACATTTATTCTGGAATCAGGGAAAGAACAATAGGCAAACTGTTTATGTTGTAGGTCCTGTGGGTCCGAATCATCAAGAGTCAATTTCCCAGGTACTAGTTTAATGTGCAAAATTCTACTTGCCACGACAGCGTCTTGTGCAAAACATTTGTACTTATACCCAACTCTAACCACTAATAATTTATcgaaattcttcaatttgagTTCTTTTACTTGCTGATCCAATGGTGTCaattttgatgaagttttaGGTGATCTACTAGCTGcagttttcttcttcttaggTTTTACCTCTtgtacttcttcttcctcttgttcctcttcattatactcttcctcatcattTTCTGGAGAATCCTCCTTAGATTCAGTGAACTCCTCAGTGTTCTTCTTGGGAGCTGATCTAGCTCTTTTCTTATCACCTTTCACAGTATCATTGACAGAGACGTCGATCTTACTGGTTCCATCAGTTGGTCCAGACAACCCATCAGCGTCATGTGTGCTGCTGTTGGGTTTA
It includes:
- the MSH3 gene encoding mismatch repair protein MSH3 (similar to uniprot|P25336 Saccharomyces cerevisiae YCR092C MSH3 Mismatch repair protein forms dimers with Msh2p that mediate repair of insertion or deletion mutations and removal of nonhomologous DNA ends contains a PCNA (Pol30p) binding motif required for genome stability), which gives rise to MAVQPTISKFFKSVSKGDSKDNRASNNGGKPNSSTHDADGLSGPTDGTSKIDVSVNDTVKGDKKRARSAPKKNTEEFTESKEDSPENDEEEYNEEEQEEEEVQEVKPKKKKTAASRSPKTSSKLTPLDQQVKELKLKNFDKLLVVRVGYKYKCFAQDAVVASRILHIKLVPGKLTLDDSDPQDLQHKQFAYCSFPDSRINVHLVRLVTRNLKVGIVEQVETSALKKYSADSLKSTVFERKVTTTVSKATYGINNTVESDKKRILGDTSSIWALDVECHDDGTYHYWLVSVDLNNGEVIHDEFEEQKHSTSQLELRMKYLEPVELITYRNLPDAVTKVLQRANNDSLRIEDRKETVLPQLEGLKQHLNLPAETFKLISALFGCLEDYKNEELLLIASNYKPFSSKAHMLLNSNALESLDIFTNGSGKGSLFWVLDHTRTAFGYRQLREWISKPLLNRTDIEDRLDAVECVKEEINKLFFESLNQLLKNTPDLLRTLNRIAYGRTSRKEVYFFLKQLSLFGGHFSAHSVYINSEIRSSNGALYHRSKLLATLFQEMADFLDNSPMPYLMSMINVSAVMEKDMEKHVTGFFNLNNYDNSEVIIQRQREIGAVQDELTEELHRVQKMLGRPYLKYKDEVEYLIEVRNSQLKNLPPDWVKVNNTKMVSRFHTPITIKLVERLQYHKDMLYNEAEAEYRRFLQKITKEYQPLKKFIRNIGNYDSLLALAATSCNANYVRPIFTDEKQCINAVNARNPVIESLDVNYVSNDIKMSEKDGKVLIITGPNMGGKSSYVRQVAFLVLLAQIGSFVPADHLELSIFDNIFTRIGAYDNLLRGESTFKVELLEVMQIIKNSTSNSLLLLDEVGRGTSTEDGKAIAFTVLQYFLTMNGCPFILFTTHYSMSGLPNPAILRHYHMDFVEERKPGENWPSVVFLYKLKEGFAHNSYGLNVARLANLDRDIINRAYEISEHMRADYERIQNLELSWRIKKILSSPSISMNQKVAKLIDLNAK